In Zea mays cultivar B73 chromosome 7, Zm-B73-REFERENCE-NAM-5.0, whole genome shotgun sequence, the following proteins share a genomic window:
- the LOC103633332 gene encoding CMP-sialic acid transporter 2, whose translation MEHRRVKDQESDGVSQKDIENFDKISLSSNTSTSSLSTAGGPKDSSKLKSIVTLALTLLTSSQAILIVWSKRAGKYDYSVTTANFSVETLKCLLSLVALSRIWNSQGVTEDNRLITSFDEVRVYPIPAMLYLVKNLLQYYIFEYVDAPAYQILKNLNIISTGVLYRIILKKKLSQIQWAAFILLCAGCTTAQLSPSSDHVLQTPIQGWVMAIVMALLSGFAGVYTEVIIKKNPSRNINAQNFWLYIFGMLFNLVAICVQDFDAVMNKGFFHGYSFITVLMILNHALSGIAVSMVMKYANNIIKVYSTSVAMLLTATVSVFLFGFHLSLAFLLGSTVVSVSVYLHSVGKLQQRN comes from the exons ATGGAGCACAGAAGAGTGAAGGATCAG GAGAGTGATGGCGTATCTCAGAAGGACATAGAGAACTTTGATAAGATATCTCTTTCTAGCA ATACATCAACTTCAAGTCTTAGCACTGCAGGAGGGCCGAAGGATAGTTCGAAGCTAAA GTCCATTGTTACACTTGCATTGACATTGCTAACAAGTTCCCAGGCAATATTGATTGTATGGTCGAAAAGAGCTGGAAAGTATGACTATAGTGTCACAACAGCAAATTTTTCG GTGGAAACTTTGAAATGTCTACTATCACTTGTAGCATTGTCCAGGATATGGAACAGTCAAGGTGTTACAGAAGATAATAG GTTAATTACATCGTTTGATGAAGTTAGAGTTTACCCCATTCCTGCAATGCTTTACCTGGTCAAGAACTTATTGCAG TATTATATCTTTGAATATGTGGATGCACCAGCTTACCAGATTCTGAAGAACTTGAATATTATCAGCACTGGTGTCCTGTACCGTATAATTCTCAAGAAAAA GTTAAGTCAAATTCAGTGGGCTGCATTTATTCTTTTATGTGCTGGATGCACTACTGCTCAGCTCAGTCCCTC GTCAGACCATGTTCTTCAGACCCCTATTCAAGGTTGGGTGATGGCAATT GTGATGGCTCTTTTAAGTGGTTTTGCAGGAGTATATACTGAA GTTATCATCAAGAAAAATCCTTCAAGAAATATCAATGCACAGAATTTTTGGCTGTACATATTTGGGATGCTCTTCAATTTGGTTGCAATTTGTGTCCAGGACTTCGATGCTGTCATGAACAA AGGCTTTTTCCATGGCTACTCGTTTATTACAGTTTTGATGATTCTTAATCATGCTTTGAG TGGAATTGCTGTATCAATGGTGATGAAATATGCTAACAATATTATCAAG GTTTACTCAACATCAGTTGCAATGCTTCTGACAGCAACAGTATCCGTCTTCTTATTTGGCTTCCACCTGTCTCTTGCATTCTTGCTTGGATCCAC GGTCGTTTCTGTGTCTGTGTACCTGCACTCAGTTGGGAAGCTGCAGCAACGGAACTAG